One genomic region from Vespa crabro chromosome 16, iyVesCrab1.2, whole genome shotgun sequence encodes:
- the LOC124429774 gene encoding uncharacterized protein LOC124429774: protein MSELEESLAAPDSTTREQRLGFSHGDDVLLQHKDGKYYLGTVVEVDLARERCLVKFMDNTSSWSSVKELTKLAMPDSDVMCVLCKKSEPKTDNDIVVCDKCGRGYHQLCHQPQVSKEETRSDTNWMCKRCMDNQTRNRESGEIKKCMVKVNIRKVCSGRDQPQPPPDDMTKLPYDPDMLSWDVHHRVNAEQIYCYCGLNGEWYTQMLQCARCKQWFHEKCVSCLRYPLYSGDRFYVFVCSTCNYGKEFVRRLELKWVDLVHLMLYNLTVYNAKKYYDLDTVIIPYANDNWNSLQLPPRIRDVSVQVRRESILAILTNNRNRFKCGREIKKRTTIWGLRVRLPPPCPIVNLPASGIIDDSVLRRCWGANKRLQYLSPSAGCMPESTKQLSVLKESSPENLEIPVNPSDVVMRGTIYQNSEAEQSSCPSPSPPSQSTQSLRERYSGGGFVKKTFPFPKLSLQRRRRLMVLGSSRERMLRKHKKREKGCGDGSLGKSQGVREARYRKARKLLKNAIAKSKSRNSEQSDLPPTPPTSVSGPPTPPATTSGMSELSVPSSMELMHPLPPSTPADTSGDETSSRGTLDSFIPPPKDFEGKNNPFRNLSDLLGTPCSLNQASSSTPLPYNQCPITLPLPLTPVIAQPPVVRPTKRQLSEKDIIIDRNGQVKRKRQHRRGRPSQQQQQLQQQFQHTASKTATILPARYNEVKNEFVRNLRSSFNGGGGGGGGGGGGNGGGGGGGGGGGGGGGASSSASSQIGNCVDYALNGRRLRQRQSSEKLPPPDPQPQKKCNTSSSPKCSPMKQSTPDISLDDLKSSVNIYFGAANRIAAGEKFVIKAKRVGPNGQTQYLIEWESLNT from the exons atgtcaGAACTTGAGGAAAGTCTGGCAGCGCCGGATAGTACAACGAGAGAACAGCGTCTGGGTTTCTCTCATGGAGACGACGTATTGCTCCAGCATAAGGATGGAAAATATTACTTGGGCACTGTCGTGGAG GTGGATTTGGCTAGAGAGAGATGTCTTGTCAAATTTATGGACAATACATCCTCCTGGTCGTCGGTTAAAGAGCTGACAAAATTAGCTATGCCCGATTCAGATGTTATGTGCGTTCTCTGTAAGAAATCCGAGCCTAAGACCGATAATGACATTGTTGTGTGTGATAAATGTGGACGTGGCTACCATCAACTTTGTCatcag CCTCAAGtatcaaaagaagaaacaagaagcGATACGAATTGGATGTGTAAACGATGTATGGATAATCAGACGAGAAATCGTGAATCTGGAGAGATTAAGAAATGTATGGTTAAAGTAAATATTAGGAAAGTTTGTAGCGGTAGAGATCAACCTCAACCACCTCCGGATGATATGACAAAATTACCATATGAC CCTGATATGTTGAGTTGGGACGTACACCATCGAGTGAATGCAGAacaaatttattgttattgtggtcTAAATGGAGAATGGTACACGCAAATGTTGCAGTGTGCTCGTTGTAAACAATGGTTCCATGAAAAGTGTGTTAGTTGCTTAAGGTATCCTCTCTACAGCGGAGATAG ATTCtatgtttttgtttgttcgacGTGCAATTATGGGAAAGAATTCGTACGACGTTTGGAATTGAAATGGGTCGATTTAGTGCACCTGATGTTGTACAATCTGACTGTTTACAATGCAAAAAAGTATTATGATTTAGATACGGTTATTATACCTTATGCCAATGACAATTGGAATTCTTTGCAACTTCCACCACGT aTTCGAGATGTCAGCGTTCAAGTACGACGAGAATCAATACTAgctatattaacaaataatagaaataggtTCAAGTGCggaagagaaattaaaaaacgtACCACAATATGGGGTCTTAGAGTTAGATTACCACCGCCATGTCCTATCGTTAATCTTCCAGCGTCTGGAATAATAGATGATTCAGTGTTACGTAGATGCTGGGGTGCTAATAAAAGACTACAATATTTATCTCCGTCAGCAGG atgtaTGCCAGAAAGTACAAAACAGTTAAGCGTACTGAAGGAAAGTTCACCAGAAAATTTGGAGATACCTGTTAATCCATCGGACGTGGTCATGAGAGGAacaatttatcaaaattctGAAGCAGAACAGAGCTCGTGTCCAAGTCCAAGTCCTCCTTCTCAATCCACGCAGTCTTTGAGAGAAcg aTACAGTGGAGGTggttttgtaaaaaaaacttTCCCATTTCCAAAGTTAAGtttacaaagaagaagaagattaatGGTATTGGGTAGTTCTCGAGAAAGGATGTTacgtaaacataaaaaaagggagaaaggttGTGGAGATGGTTCATTAGGAAAATCGCAAGGTGTTAGGGAGGCCAGATATAGAAAAGCTAGGAAGCTATTAAAAAATGCCATTGCTAAG aGCAAATCTAGAAATTCGGAACAATCGGATTTACCACCAACACCCCCGACTTCTGTATCTGGTCCGCCAACACCACCGGCTACCACTTCGGGTATGTCGGAATTATCTGTACCCAGTTCAATGGAATTAATGCACCCTCTGCCACCATCGACACCAGCAGATACAAGTGGCGATGAAACAAGTTCAAGAGGAACATTAGATTCTTTCATTCCACCACCAAAAGATTTTGAAGGGAAAAACAATCCCTTTCGAAATCTCAGCGATTTATTGGGTACACCTTGCAGTCTTAATCAGGCAAGCTCCAGTACACCTTTACCTTATAATCAATGTCCCATTACATTGCCTCTTCCATTGACACCCGTGATAGCACAACCACCAGTAGTACGTCCAACAAAACGTCAATTATCAGAAAAAGACATTATCATAGACAGAAATGGACAAGTGAAACGAAAAAGACAACATCGACGTGGTAGACCATctcaacagcaacaacaacttCAACAACAATTTCAACATACAGCTAGTAAAACCGCTACGATTTTGCCAGCACGATATAACGaagttaaaaatgaatttgtgAGAAATTTAAGGAGTTCGTtcaatggtggtggtggtggtggtggtggtggtggtggtggtaatggtggtggtggtggtggtggtggtggtggtggtggtggtggtggtgcttcAAGCAGTGCCAGTAGTCAAATTGGAAATTGTGTAGATTATGCCTTAAATGGAAGAAGATTACGACAACGACAAAGCAGTGAAAAATTACCACCACCGGATCCACAGCCACAAAAGAAGTGTAATACATCCTCCTCTCCTAAATGTTCACCCATGAAGCAAAGTACTCCTGACATATCTTTGGATGATCTTAAGTCATCGGTGAATATTTACTTCGGAGCTGCCAACAGGATAGCAGCAGGTGAGAAGTTTGTGATCAAGGCGAAAAGGGTAGGACCTAATGGTCAAACGCAGTATCTCATAGAATGGGAAAGTCTTAACACTTAA
- the LOC124429726 gene encoding leucine-rich repeat-containing protein 57, which yields MGNIGLQQHYETAKKTGALRLSQKKLDEFPSNLRTLAHLLRNLDISENKFTRLPDEIGEFTLLKQINLSRNRLTTLPEIIGLLSKLECFNGSSNYIEKIPRSFSKLSHLKQVNLSDNRITEFPLMFCDLKHLDVLDLSKNKLTIIPDAASLLSVTELNLNQNQISIISDRIAECSRLKTLRLEENCLQLNAIPTRILKESKISMLALTGNLFEMKQFADVEGYDDYMERYTAVKKKMF from the coding sequence ATGGGGAATATTGGATTGCAACAACATTACGAGACTGCCAAGAAGACGGGAGCACTGAGATTGTCGCAAAAGAAATTGGACGAATTTCCATCGAATCTGCGTACATTGGCACATCTTTTACGTAACTTGGATATTTCGGAGAATAAATTTACTAGATTACCCGACGAGATCGGCGAATTTACCTTGTTGAAACAGATCAATTTGAGTCGTAACAGGCTTACAACATTACCAGAGATCATTGGTCTTTTATCGAAATTAGAATGTTTCAATGGAAGTTCGAATTACATAGAAAAGATACCGCGTTCCTTTTCAAAATTATCCCATTTGAAACAAGTCAATCTTTCTGACAATCGCATTACCGAATTCCCTTTAATGTTTTGCGATTTGAAACATCTCGACGTATTGGATCTGTCGAAgaataaattaacgataataccggaTGCTGCTTCCTTACTTTCGGTAACCGAATTAAATCTCaatcaaaatcaaatttctattatatcggATAGAATCGCCGAATGTTCGCGTCTGAAAACTTTACGGCTAGAAGAAAACTGTTTACAATTGAACGCCATACCAACCAGGATATTGAAAGAGTCTAAGATATCGATGTTAGCGTTGACAGGGAATCTCTTCGAGATGAAACAATTCGCTGACGTTGAAGGATACGACGATTATATGGAAAGATATACAgcggtgaaaaagaaaatgttttaa